The sequence CAAACGAAGCAGTGAGAGGCATTCTGCACGGTAGCCGGACGGGTCATTACTACGTGCACTGCTAGCCAGTGCTTCAGCATCTTTCAAAGACCATGTGCCAGTGAAATCACTGCCTTTTAGTATCTGGCCAACACCTGCCACGGCTGCTGCAAAATTAGCTTCAGTCTCAGCAATATCCGCGCGGTCTGCTTGCACTGGTGTGGTGATCAACTTGCTCTTGTCTTCACCCGGCAATTTGTAACGGAGTTTGACAAAAGCCAGCTCGTCATTCTTACCAACAGTCACAGGTTCCGACTTGGCGGCCTCATTATAGCGAAGCGGATCAATCTTACGCGCATCAGAACCAACAGGTGTCACTTCGTAAATCGCAGTGACCGTATGACCTGCGCCAATGTCACCAGCGTCCACCTTGTCATTATTGAAGTCTTCGCGCTTCAACTGGCGTGTTTCATATCCAATCAAACGGTATTCAGCGACGGTTGCAGGATTAAACTCCACCTGAATTTTCACATCATTTGCAATGGTGGTGAGAGAGCCTGCCACTTGATCAACCAGCACTTTGCGCGCTTCGGACAAAGTATCGATATAGGCGGCAAAACCATTTCCGTTTTGAGCGAGCGCTTGCATGGTTGCATCTTGATAATTGCCACGGCCAAAGCCTAGGACAGAGAGATAAGTGCCGCTCTCACGCTTCTGTTTGATGAAATCCGTCAGAGCTTTTGGGTCAGACAGACCGACGTTAAAATCGCCATCTGTTGCAAGCAGCACCCGCGCCTTACCTTCATCACCAGACATCTTCTCAGCAATGGCATAAGCCTGTTGAAGACCCGCCTGCCCTGCGGTTGAACCACCCGCACGAAGGTTATCAAGGCTTGCCATAATCTTATCAGCATCAGATGCACTGGTCGGCTCCAGCGCCATGCCAGCACTACCTGCATAAGTGACAATCGCGACCTTATCTTCTGGACGAAGTGTTGAAAGCAACAAGCGGAACGATTGTTTTAACAAAGGCAGTTTGTTTGCTTGGTTCATGGAACCAGACGTGTCGATCAAGAACACAAGATTATGCGGCGGTTGTTCACTCAACGACGGCGTATAACCTTTGATGCCGACCTGCATCAGTTTGGTGCCCGTATTCCAAGGTGTTTGCATCACCGACACATTGGTGGAAAACGGAATAGAACCGCTTGTTGGCTTCTTATAATCATAGCTGAAATAATTGATCAGCTCCTCCGTGCGCACCGCATCTTTAACAGGCAACTTGCCAAAATTGATGGCCGA is a genomic window of Hyphomicrobiales bacterium containing:
- a CDS encoding VWA domain-containing protein; this encodes MTDELDKLKLSLKSATPQPSDAAKKAALMLAQESFEKNFQGSADEARPMNNRPDEKAGLFKGFSKMVSQLTSKQAYLGTASFAAIILAVGVSQNFDQIYPQNPLKGNVASNNPTPVSKSNEARFEADDAKPLNDAAVSTDAVVSAPVQTAAPVPIAEPLAVDEIVSADKFSAPQTQGLEVASGKARSKAAVRSTAKLSHVRPQPIEPIAIPEANTEAFPEAEANPLKLTADNPVSTFSVDVDTASYSFVRSAINFGKLPVKDAVRTEELINYFSYDYKKPTSGSIPFSTNVSVMQTPWNTGTKLMQVGIKGYTPSLSEQPPHNLVFLIDTSGSMNQANKLPLLKQSFRLLLSTLRPEDKVAIVTYAGSAGMALEPTSASDADKIMASLDNLRAGGSTAGQAGLQQAYAIAEKMSGDEGKARVLLATDGDFNVGLSDPKALTDFIKQKRESGTYLSVLGFGRGNYQDATMQALAQNGNGFAAYIDTLSEARKVLVDQVAGSLTTIANDVKIQVEFNPATVAEYRLIGYETRQLKREDFNNDKVDAGDIGAGHTVTAIYEVTPVGSDARKIDPLRYNEAAKSEPVTVGKNDELAFVKLRYKLPGEDKSKLITTPVQADRADIAETEANFAAAVAGVGQILKGSDFTGTWSLKDAEALASSARSNDPSGYRAECLSLLRL